The Lineus longissimus chromosome 2, tnLinLong1.2, whole genome shotgun sequence genome window below encodes:
- the LOC135483799 gene encoding transmembrane 6 superfamily member 1-like isoform X2, producing MGLSASTAVFLASLTGIPIAYMLNLMAASLDEKYVFAAGVISLIAIVVLTYVLADNKKKLSDPLFYVFSICCFSSVCDLFLSLENDGWVTGIMEFYLKDGEPYLASSMGILACYWDGIGHYAMYLIMLWAMDRNQDFRDCGLYWVGSIGHSLFVFLPGNVIGKYGVKWSFLLNVPYVIVPIYALARFLNERPKATIPKKQSQTEYSPIWKRPVDMLLILYLAASLVLAMFRGFTVLGCNPWYIRDVEPYLTDPTSYPMLQMLVYMFYFIPYYCMAMYGLVVPGCSWMPDWAMVHAGAAIQAQISHIGSAIHDRTPYIHRIPMTFDSMLPFLAINLPLLIIPQLMAARCLMSSEYFMPVEEKSNDSLKPSQKRETKKIK from the exons ATGGGTCTTTCTGCATCGACTGCTGTTTTCCTGGCTTCCCTTACTGGGATACCCATCGCGTATATGTTGAATTTGATGGCAGCATCTCTCGACGAAAAATACGTTTTTGCTGCTGGAGTGATCAGTTTGATTGCAATTGTTGTCTTGACCTACGTGCTTGCTGACAACAAGAAGAAGCTTAGTGACCCACTTTTCTATG TTTTCAGCATTTGCTGCTTCAGTTCAGTGTGTGACTTGTTCTTAAGTTTGGAGAATGATGGCTGGGTGACGGGTATCATGGAGTTCTACCTGAAGGATGGGGAGCCCTATTTGGCATCTTCAATGGGAATCCTTGCTTGTTATTGGGATGGTATTGGACACTATGCTATGTACTTAATAATGCTGTGGGCTATGGACCGAAA CCAAGACTTCCGTGACTGCGGTCTCTACTGGGTTGGCTCTATTGGCCATAGCTTGTTTGTCTTCCTGCCAGGAAATGTAATTG GAAAATATGGTGTGAAGTGGTCCTTCCTTCTCAACGTTCCATATGTGATTGTTCCAATATATGCCCTTGCTCGTTTTCTCAATGAGAGGCCCAAGGCTACCATTCCCAAGAAACAG TCTCAAACTGAGTATTCTCCAATCTGGAAAAGACCTGTGGATATGTTGCTCATCCTGTATTTGGCTGCATCTCTGGTGTTGGCAATGTTCAGGGGATTC ACTGTTCTCGGTTGTAATCCATGGTACATCAGGGATGTAGAACCATACTTGACAGATCCCACATCATACCCAATGTTGCAG ATGCTGGTGTACATGTTCTACTTCATTCCCTACTACTGTATGGCAATGTATGGCCTGGTCGTCCCTGGTTGCAGCTGGATGCCAGACTGGGCGATGGTCCATGCTGGAGCAGCGATACAG GCACAGATATCCCACATTGGCTCAGCCATACATGACAGGACCCCGTACATCCACCGGATCCCCATGACCTTTGACTCAATGTTGCCCTTCCTGGCGATCAACCTCCCACTGCTGATCATTCCTCAGCTCATGGCTGCCAGATGTCTCATGAGCAGTGAATACTTCATGCCTGTTGAGGAGAAATCTAACGATTCATTGAAGCCTTCTCAGAAGCGTGAGACAAAGAAGATTAAGTAA
- the LOC135483799 gene encoding transmembrane 6 superfamily member 1-like isoform X1 — translation MGLSASTAVFLASLTGIPIAYMLNLMAASLDEKYVFAAGVISLIAIVVLTYVLADNKKKLSDPLFYVFSICCFSSVIDLLIGLENDGVLSGFVSFYLKDGEPYLKSAHGTLICYWDGIGHYVMYLMMLSAMAWNQDFRDCGLYWVGSIGHSLFVFLPGNVIGKYGVKWSFLLNVPYVIVPIYALARFLNERPKATIPKKQSQTEYSPIWKRPVDMLLILYLAASLVLAMFRGFTVLGCNPWYIRDVEPYLTDPTSYPMLQMLVYMFYFIPYYCMAMYGLVVPGCSWMPDWAMVHAGAAIQAQISHIGSAIHDRTPYIHRIPMTFDSMLPFLAINLPLLIIPQLMAARCLMSSEYFMPVEEKSNDSLKPSQKRETKKIK, via the exons ATGGGTCTTTCTGCATCGACTGCTGTTTTCCTGGCTTCCCTTACTGGGATACCCATCGCGTATATGTTGAATTTGATGGCAGCATCTCTCGACGAAAAATACGTTTTTGCTGCTGGAGTGATCAGTTTGATTGCAATTGTTGTCTTGACCTACGTGCTTGCTGACAACAAGAAGAAGCTTAGTGACCCACTTTTCTATG TTTTCAGTATCTGCTGCTTCAGTTCAGTTATTGACCTTCTGATTGGTTTGGAAAATGATGGTGTTCTGTCCGGCTTTGTGTCATTCTATCTGAAAGATGGTGAACCATACCTTAAATCTGCCCATGGAACTTTGATCTGCTACTGGGATGGTATAGGACACTATGTCATGTACCTCATGATGCTCTCTGCTATGGCTTGGAA CCAAGACTTCCGTGACTGCGGTCTCTACTGGGTTGGCTCTATTGGCCATAGCTTGTTTGTCTTCCTGCCAGGAAATGTAATTG GAAAATATGGTGTGAAGTGGTCCTTCCTTCTCAACGTTCCATATGTGATTGTTCCAATATATGCCCTTGCTCGTTTTCTCAATGAGAGGCCCAAGGCTACCATTCCCAAGAAACAG TCTCAAACTGAGTATTCTCCAATCTGGAAAAGACCTGTGGATATGTTGCTCATCCTGTATTTGGCTGCATCTCTGGTGTTGGCAATGTTCAGGGGATTC ACTGTTCTCGGTTGTAATCCATGGTACATCAGGGATGTAGAACCATACTTGACAGATCCCACATCATACCCAATGTTGCAG ATGCTGGTGTACATGTTCTACTTCATTCCCTACTACTGTATGGCAATGTATGGCCTGGTCGTCCCTGGTTGCAGCTGGATGCCAGACTGGGCGATGGTCCATGCTGGAGCAGCGATACAG GCACAGATATCCCACATTGGCTCAGCCATACATGACAGGACCCCGTACATCCACCGGATCCCCATGACCTTTGACTCAATGTTGCCCTTCCTGGCGATCAACCTCCCACTGCTGATCATTCCTCAGCTCATGGCTGCCAGATGTCTCATGAGCAGTGAATACTTCATGCCTGTTGAGGAGAAATCTAACGATTCATTGAAGCCTTCTCAGAAGCGTGAGACAAAGAAGATTAAGTAA
- the LOC135483016 gene encoding adhesion G-protein coupled receptor V1-like: MSSCLKVSLLFLVLLGPCYGQVVVITTPQIDVKEGDQFPVKIKLMGETSDELSVVVRLSPESDPADFEGTSLAWVFKKGAKNEEVELIFTTKDDKIPEKNETFILELLVIKGPSNALVGDPSKATVIILANDDAFGVIGFADPSAKSVEELIGKANPVSLTVKRTQGLFGSARVAFQFRFQILRKK, translated from the exons ATGTCTAGCTGTTTGAAGGTGTCGCTACTGTTCTTGGTGCTGCTTGGTCCTTGTTATGGACAAGTCGTGGTCATCACAACTCCCCAGATAGACGTCAAGGAAGGTGACCAGTTCCCAGTGAAAATCAAACTCATGGGCGAGACATCTGATGAACTGAGTGTGGTCGTGCGG TTGAGTCCTGAATCCGACCCTGCTGACTTTGAAGGTACAAGTCTTGCCTGGGTCTTCAAGAAGGGAGCCAAAAATGAAGAAGTTGAATTGATCTTCACGACCAAGGATGATAAGATTCCAGAGAAGAATGAAACGTTTATTCTGGAGCTTCTTGTGATCAAGGGGCCAAGTAATGCCTTGGTTGGTGACCCATCGAAGGCTACTGTCATCATCTTGGCTAATGATGATGCATTTGGTGTCATTGGCTTTGCAGAT CCGTCAGCCAAATCTGTAGAAGAACTGATTGGTAAAGCAAATCCTGTGAGTTTGACTGTCAAGAGAACACAGGGATTGTTTGGATCAGCCAGAGTCGCATTTCAG TTCAGGTTTCAGatcttgagaaaaaaatga